In Vulgatibacter sp., a single genomic region encodes these proteins:
- a CDS encoding RNA-guided endonuclease InsQ/TnpB family protein gives MRRMIAKGRAKLLFATISHQIGGRWIVSLNLEAAALHPAQRHDTVANPVGIDRGLTTFAVLADATGRELERIAAPRPLRSALPKLRRLSRGLSRKKKGSRNRHRARLRLSKFHQRIGNVRRAFVHRESSRLAKTHSHLVVETLSTAGMMRTRLARSLADSAWAMFADVLEYKLTWRGGTLLRADRFYPSTRRCSACSEIGEAIPLSERTYHCRSCGHEADRDTNAAACLAQYPGQQWPPVAAKLAETINVCREESAGAWARPTRETVLDEAGRASARRPRRAVLAA, from the coding sequence CTGCGCCGCATGATCGCCAAGGGACGGGCGAAGCTCCTTTTTGCCACCATCTCCCACCAGATCGGCGGCCGGTGGATTGTGAGCCTCAACCTCGAGGCGGCGGCGCTCCATCCTGCGCAACGTCACGACACGGTAGCCAATCCTGTCGGTATCGACCGTGGGCTGACGACCTTTGCCGTACTTGCCGACGCGACGGGGCGTGAACTCGAGCGCATCGCGGCTCCGCGGCCACTCCGCAGCGCACTGCCGAAGCTTCGCAGGTTGAGCCGCGGCTTGAGCCGCAAGAAGAAGGGATCCCGCAACCGTCACCGTGCGCGGCTGCGGCTTTCGAAGTTCCACCAGCGGATCGGGAACGTGCGTCGCGCGTTCGTGCACCGCGAATCGAGCCGGCTGGCCAAGACCCACAGCCACCTGGTCGTCGAGACGCTGTCCACGGCGGGGATGATGCGAACCCGATTGGCCCGCTCCCTCGCCGACAGTGCCTGGGCGATGTTTGCCGACGTGCTGGAGTACAAGCTCACCTGGCGTGGGGGGACCTTGCTGCGGGCCGACCGCTTCTACCCGAGCACGCGCCGCTGCAGCGCATGCTCGGAGATTGGGGAAGCGATTCCGCTCTCGGAGCGGACGTACCACTGCCGTAGTTGCGGTCACGAGGCCGACCGCGACACCAACGCGGCAGCATGCCTCGCGCAGTACCCGGGGCAGCAGTGGCCTCCCGTCGCCGCCAAGCTGGCGGAGACGATAAACGTCTGCAGAGAGGAGAGCGCTGGCGCGTGGGCCCGGCCCACGCGCGAAACTGTCCTCGATGAAGCAGGCAGGGCTTCGGCCCGACGCCCGAGGAGGGCGGTGTTGGCAGCATAA
- a CDS encoding isochorismatase family protein gives MNGQPLRIERDRVAFLVVDVQQRLAAAMDPDAMERMERRVVALVEGAKVLGIPLLVTEQYPQGIGPTVPMIRSALPEEAKPLEKLDFSCFAAPEVRGALEALGRNQLVLAGMETHICIFQTARDLAAAGYQVFVPWDAVISRVEENRRVGLELAARAGAVVTTTETVLFDLLARAGSPEFKAVSRLIK, from the coding sequence ATGAACGGGCAGCCCTTGCGGATCGAGCGGGATCGGGTCGCCTTCCTCGTGGTGGACGTGCAGCAGCGCCTCGCCGCGGCGATGGATCCGGACGCCATGGAGCGGATGGAGCGGCGGGTGGTGGCGCTGGTCGAGGGCGCGAAGGTCCTCGGGATCCCGCTGCTCGTCACGGAGCAATACCCGCAGGGCATCGGTCCCACGGTCCCGATGATCCGCAGCGCCCTGCCGGAGGAGGCGAAGCCGCTCGAGAAGCTCGACTTCTCCTGCTTCGCCGCACCGGAAGTCCGCGGCGCCCTGGAGGCGCTCGGGCGCAACCAGCTGGTGCTCGCCGGGATGGAGACCCACATCTGCATCTTCCAGACGGCCCGCGATCTGGCAGCTGCCGGCTACCAGGTCTTCGTGCCCTGGGACGCGGTGATCTCCCGGGTGGAGGAGAACCGGCGGGTCGGCCTCGAGCTCGCGGCCCGGGCAGGCGCCGTGGTGACCACCACCGAGACGGTTCTCTTCGACCTCCTGGCCCGGGCGGGATCGCCGGAGTTCAAGGCGGTCTCCCGGCTGATCAAATAG
- a CDS encoding thiamine pyrophosphate-binding protein, protein MATFTGGQLVAKMLKAEGIRHVFTLSGLHIAPIYAGCVEEGIQLVDTRHEQAAAHAADAYARLTRGPGVALVTAGPGVTDALTGVANANAANVPLLLIGGAAPTFNQSRGSLQEMEQVDLFLRITKWSDRIPSPELVPAYLAKAFRMMMSGRPGPVFLEVAWDVLSNGVEDPKLPDHYRTQARGAGDPAYVERAARAIAEAKHPAVIAGSSIWWDDAVAALRSLAEKAQMPVYLNGAGRGCLPPDHPCFFQHTRKDALAAADVVLVVGTPLDFRLGYGDAFREDAKLIQIDVDPTEIGRNRAVEIGIAGDSRVVLEQIAAQLGAVPDRSVFLAQLRAGEARRLDGLAAWEGATDKPIHHSRLAKELSQVANAGDRDPMFVADGGNYVAMAAKTIQLRQPGRWLDPGPLGCLGVGAPFAIAAKLLHPERQVFVIQGDGSFGLNGFDFETAIRFGLPMVVVVGNDAAWGQIRLPQVALFGEEKSPATRLAPTRYDRIVEAMGGWGELVTEPDQIAPALERAIASNTVACVNVMLDPDAPMRSGMMGYAV, encoded by the coding sequence ATGGCGACGTTCACCGGCGGGCAGCTCGTGGCGAAGATGCTCAAGGCAGAGGGGATCCGCCACGTCTTCACCCTCTCGGGCCTGCACATCGCGCCCATCTACGCGGGATGCGTCGAGGAGGGGATCCAGCTCGTGGACACCCGCCACGAGCAGGCGGCGGCCCACGCCGCCGACGCCTACGCCCGCCTCACCCGCGGCCCCGGCGTGGCGCTGGTCACCGCAGGACCCGGCGTCACCGACGCGCTCACCGGCGTGGCCAACGCCAACGCCGCCAACGTGCCCCTCCTGCTCATCGGCGGGGCGGCGCCGACCTTCAACCAATCCCGCGGCTCGCTGCAGGAGATGGAGCAGGTCGACCTCTTCCTGCGCATCACCAAATGGTCGGACCGGATCCCGTCGCCGGAGCTGGTGCCCGCCTACCTCGCCAAGGCCTTCCGGATGATGATGAGCGGCAGGCCCGGCCCGGTCTTCCTCGAGGTCGCCTGGGACGTGCTCTCCAACGGCGTGGAGGACCCGAAGCTCCCGGACCACTACCGGACACAGGCCCGCGGGGCAGGGGATCCGGCCTACGTGGAGCGGGCGGCCCGGGCCATCGCCGAGGCGAAACATCCGGCGGTGATCGCGGGCTCGTCGATCTGGTGGGACGACGCGGTGGCGGCGCTGCGCAGCCTCGCGGAGAAGGCGCAGATGCCGGTCTACCTCAACGGCGCCGGCCGCGGCTGCCTGCCGCCGGACCACCCCTGCTTCTTCCAGCACACCCGCAAGGACGCCCTCGCCGCAGCCGACGTGGTCCTCGTGGTGGGTACGCCCCTCGACTTCCGCCTCGGCTACGGCGATGCGTTCCGGGAGGACGCCAAGCTGATCCAGATCGACGTCGACCCCACGGAGATCGGCAGGAACCGGGCGGTGGAGATCGGCATCGCCGGCGACAGCCGGGTGGTCCTCGAGCAGATCGCGGCGCAGCTCGGCGCCGTGCCCGACCGCAGCGTCTTCCTCGCGCAGCTCCGTGCCGGCGAGGCGCGCAGGCTGGACGGCCTCGCCGCCTGGGAGGGCGCCACCGACAAGCCGATCCACCACTCGCGGCTGGCGAAGGAGCTCTCGCAGGTGGCCAACGCCGGCGACCGCGATCCGATGTTCGTCGCCGACGGCGGGAATTACGTGGCCATGGCCGCCAAGACGATCCAGCTCCGGCAGCCGGGACGCTGGCTCGATCCGGGGCCGCTGGGCTGCCTCGGGGTCGGCGCTCCCTTCGCCATCGCTGCCAAGCTCCTCCACCCGGAGCGGCAGGTCTTCGTGATCCAGGGCGACGGTTCCTTCGGGCTCAACGGCTTCGATTTCGAGACCGCGATCCGCTTCGGCCTGCCGATGGTGGTGGTGGTGGGCAACGACGCCGCCTGGGGGCAGATCCGCCTGCCGCAGGTGGCGCTGTTCGGCGAGGAGAAGAGCCCGGCCACCCGGCTCGCGCCCACGCGCTACGACCGGATCGTGGAGGCGATGGGCGGGTGGGGCGAGCTCGTCACCGAACCCGACCAGATCGCCCCGGCGCTGGAGCGGGCCATCGCCTCGAACACGGTGGCCTGCGTGAACGTGATGCTCGACCCAGACGCGCCGATGCGGTCGGGGATGATGGGGTACGCGGTATGA
- a CDS encoding (2Fe-2S) ferredoxin domain-containing protein, which produces MPPPYERQIFICTNRRPEGAPRPSCAARGSEAVRDAFKKQLAALGIHKSVRANASGCLDACEEGVSVVVYPEAVWYGGVTVEDVPEIIREHVLGGRPVERLRMKLPALERKLPVVG; this is translated from the coding sequence ATGCCTCCTCCGTACGAGCGCCAGATCTTCATCTGCACCAACCGCCGCCCCGAGGGCGCGCCCAGGCCCTCCTGTGCCGCCCGTGGAAGCGAGGCGGTGCGCGACGCCTTCAAGAAGCAGCTCGCCGCCCTTGGGATCCACAAGAGCGTCCGGGCCAACGCCTCCGGCTGCCTCGACGCCTGCGAAGAGGGGGTGAGCGTGGTGGTCTACCCCGAGGCCGTCTGGTACGGCGGGGTGACGGTGGAGGACGTCCCCGAGATCATCCGGGAGCACGTCCTCGGCGGCAGGCCGGTGGAGCGCCTCCGGATGAAGCTCCCGGCCCTCGAGCGCAAGCTGCCGGTGGTGGGCTGA
- a CDS encoding vitamin B12-dependent ribonucleotide reductase yields the protein MAVETTEKEPVVRQAARKGKKNEATRRGLTVERYFSTAGVDPADELAWELRSASITDETGKPIFEQKDIEVPATWSALATNVVSSKYFRGPLGPERERSVKQLVRRVVGTIGRWGRECGYFASEEDAQVFEAELSHLLYRQKMSFNSPVWFNVGVEEEPQCSACFINSVEDSMGSILGLAKTEGMLFKYGSGTGTNLSPIRSSREQLAGGGTASGPVSFMKGFDAFAGVIKSGGKTRRAAKMVILNADHPDVREFIWCKASEEKKAWALIEQGYDPSFNGEAYNSVFFQNSNNSVRVTDEFMRAVVLDGDWTTRAVRDGKPMETLRARQIFREISEAAHLCGDPGLQYDTTINAWHTSPKSGRINASNPCSEYMYLDDSACNLASLNLLQFRNVDGDFDVQSFKKAVEITILAQEILVDNAKYPTERIAENSHKYRPLGLGFANLGALLMARGLAYDSDEGRAFAGAVTAIMGGHAYATSAKIAADHGGPFSEYEINRDDFLRVMRKHRKAVDEVASPALVPAEMVQAARTAWDNAIELGTAHGYRNGQVTVLAPTGTIAFMMDCDTTGIEPDIALVKYKKLVGGGMLKIVNNTVPPALKRLGYGEKQIAEIVQYIDENDTIEGAPGLAEEHLPIFDCAFKPAQGSRSIHWLGHVKMMAACQPFLSGAISKTVNLPTEATVEDIEQAYMEAWKLGLKAIAVYRDGCKRSQPLNTSKNAEKMAKEAAARGSARRKLPDERQAITHKFSIGGHEGYITVGMFEDGQPGELFVVMAKEGSVVSGLMDSFATAISLALQYGVPLKVLVDKFSHTRFEPSGFTGNPAIPIAKSITDYLFRWMALKFLPAEGEEQAEVAAAPTPVAAAPAPVKPTPAPAPKAAPASVPASVPAAAKAGNGAVALGTEALTSSFLNQADAPPCYVCGSITVRNGACYKCLNCGATNGCS from the coding sequence ATGGCCGTGGAGACGACCGAGAAGGAGCCGGTGGTGCGGCAGGCTGCACGCAAGGGCAAGAAGAACGAGGCGACCCGCCGCGGCCTCACCGTCGAGCGGTACTTCAGCACCGCGGGCGTGGATCCCGCCGACGAGCTCGCTTGGGAGCTCCGCTCCGCGTCGATCACCGACGAGACCGGCAAGCCGATCTTCGAGCAGAAGGACATCGAGGTCCCCGCGACCTGGAGCGCCCTCGCCACCAACGTCGTCTCCTCGAAATACTTCCGCGGGCCCCTCGGCCCCGAGCGCGAGCGCTCCGTCAAGCAGCTCGTCCGCCGCGTGGTGGGCACCATCGGCCGTTGGGGCCGGGAGTGCGGCTATTTCGCCTCCGAGGAGGACGCCCAGGTCTTCGAGGCCGAGCTCTCCCACCTCCTCTACCGCCAGAAGATGAGCTTCAACTCGCCGGTGTGGTTCAACGTCGGCGTCGAGGAAGAGCCCCAGTGCTCGGCCTGCTTCATCAACAGCGTCGAGGACTCGATGGGCTCGATCCTCGGTCTGGCCAAGACCGAGGGCATGCTCTTCAAGTACGGCTCCGGCACCGGCACCAACCTCTCGCCGATCCGCTCCTCCCGTGAGCAGCTCGCAGGCGGCGGCACCGCCTCGGGCCCCGTCTCCTTCATGAAGGGCTTCGACGCCTTCGCCGGCGTGATCAAGTCGGGCGGGAAGACCCGCCGCGCGGCGAAGATGGTGATCCTCAACGCCGATCACCCGGACGTCCGCGAGTTCATCTGGTGCAAGGCCAGCGAGGAGAAGAAGGCCTGGGCGCTGATCGAGCAGGGCTACGATCCGTCGTTCAACGGCGAGGCCTACAACTCGGTCTTCTTCCAGAACTCCAACAACTCGGTCCGCGTCACCGACGAGTTCATGCGCGCCGTGGTCCTCGACGGCGACTGGACCACCCGCGCCGTCCGCGACGGCAAGCCGATGGAGACGCTGCGCGCCCGCCAGATCTTCCGTGAGATCTCCGAGGCGGCCCACCTCTGCGGCGACCCGGGCCTGCAGTACGACACGACGATCAACGCGTGGCACACCAGCCCGAAGTCGGGCCGGATCAACGCGTCGAATCCGTGCTCCGAGTACATGTACCTCGACGACTCGGCCTGCAATCTCGCCTCGCTCAACCTGCTGCAGTTCCGCAACGTCGACGGCGACTTCGACGTGCAGTCGTTCAAGAAGGCGGTCGAGATCACCATCCTCGCCCAGGAGATCCTGGTCGACAACGCCAAGTACCCCACCGAGCGGATCGCGGAGAACTCGCACAAATACCGCCCGCTGGGCCTCGGCTTCGCCAACCTCGGCGCGCTCCTCATGGCCCGGGGCCTCGCCTACGACTCCGACGAGGGCCGCGCCTTCGCCGGCGCGGTGACCGCGATCATGGGCGGCCACGCCTACGCCACCTCGGCGAAGATCGCCGCGGATCACGGCGGCCCCTTCTCCGAATACGAGATCAACCGCGACGACTTCCTCCGCGTGATGCGCAAGCACCGCAAGGCCGTCGACGAGGTGGCCAGCCCCGCCCTCGTTCCCGCCGAGATGGTGCAGGCTGCCCGCACCGCCTGGGACAACGCCATCGAGCTCGGCACCGCCCACGGCTACCGCAACGGCCAGGTCACCGTGCTCGCCCCCACCGGCACCATCGCCTTCATGATGGATTGCGACACCACGGGCATCGAGCCGGACATCGCCCTGGTGAAGTACAAGAAGCTGGTCGGCGGCGGCATGCTCAAGATCGTGAACAACACGGTCCCGCCCGCGCTCAAGCGCCTCGGCTACGGCGAGAAGCAGATCGCCGAGATCGTGCAGTACATCGACGAGAACGACACCATCGAGGGTGCGCCGGGTCTCGCCGAGGAGCACCTGCCGATCTTCGACTGCGCGTTCAAGCCGGCGCAGGGCAGCCGCTCGATCCACTGGCTCGGCCACGTGAAGATGATGGCGGCCTGCCAGCCCTTCCTCTCCGGCGCGATCTCCAAGACGGTGAACCTGCCCACCGAGGCCACCGTCGAGGACATCGAGCAGGCGTACATGGAGGCGTGGAAGCTCGGCCTCAAGGCCATCGCGGTCTACCGCGACGGCTGCAAGCGCTCGCAGCCCCTCAACACCTCCAAGAACGCGGAGAAGATGGCGAAGGAGGCTGCCGCCAGGGGCAGCGCCCGCCGCAAGCTCCCGGACGAGCGGCAGGCGATCACCCACAAATTCTCCATCGGCGGCCACGAGGGCTACATCACCGTCGGCATGTTCGAGGACGGCCAGCCCGGCGAGCTCTTCGTGGTGATGGCGAAGGAAGGCTCGGTGGTATCGGGCCTGATGGACTCCTTCGCCACCGCGATCTCCCTGGCGCTCCAGTACGGCGTGCCCCTCAAGGTGCTCGTCGACAAGTTCAGCCACACGCGCTTCGAACCCTCGGGCTTCACGGGCAACCCGGCGATCCCGATCGCCAAGTCGATCACCGACTACCTCTTCCGCTGGATGGCGCTGAAGTTCCTCCCCGCCGAGGGAGAGGAGCAGGCCGAGGTGGCGGCGGCCCCCACCCCGGTGGCTGCTGCACCGGCACCGGTGAAGCCGACGCCCGCTCCTGCCCCGAAGGCAGCGCCCGCTTCGGTTCCCGCGTCGGTTCCCGCTGCGGCGAAGGCCGGCAACGGCGCGGTGGCGCTCGGCACCGAGGCGCTCACCTCGAGCTTCCTCAACCAGGCCGATGCCCCGCCCTGCTACGTCTGCGGCAGCATCACCGTGCGCAACGGTGCGTGCTACAAATGCCTGAACTGCGGCGCCACCAACGGCTGCAGCTGA